Proteins found in one Paenibacillus dendritiformis genomic segment:
- a CDS encoding inositol monophosphatase family protein, which produces MNTKEKVPYIVSSKSHTAVAVNCAAKAGEWIKSKLGQFKSLHIKSSMHDLVTEVDKGAEQMIRRLILTHFPDHAILGEEGVEPGSDASKQAWEQVKDEEYVWVIDPLDGTTNYVHGFPFYSVSIALAHHGEVIVGVVYDPMRDELFVAEKGKGAYVHGRRMQVAPEKELSGSLIASGFPTERTRALPANLAGIQALAPQVRNIRTAGSAALHMAYVAAGRLTGFWELNLNAWDLAAGSLLIRESGGQITDTHGQPYHLGVRDVVASNGAIHNAFIGALEAAEAQG; this is translated from the coding sequence TTGAATACGAAGGAAAAAGTTCCATACATCGTCTCCAGCAAAAGCCACACCGCGGTGGCGGTGAATTGCGCGGCGAAGGCAGGCGAATGGATCAAGAGCAAGCTTGGGCAGTTCAAGTCGCTTCATATAAAGTCATCCATGCACGACCTTGTTACGGAAGTGGATAAAGGCGCGGAGCAAATGATCCGCAGGCTGATCTTGACGCATTTTCCGGACCATGCCATTCTGGGCGAAGAAGGGGTGGAGCCGGGAAGCGACGCCTCCAAGCAAGCCTGGGAACAGGTCAAGGACGAGGAATATGTGTGGGTTATCGATCCGTTGGACGGCACGACGAACTACGTTCACGGGTTCCCGTTCTATTCCGTCTCAATCGCGCTGGCGCATCATGGCGAAGTCATCGTCGGCGTCGTCTATGACCCGATGCGCGACGAGCTGTTCGTCGCGGAGAAGGGCAAAGGCGCCTATGTGCATGGCCGCCGCATGCAGGTCGCGCCGGAGAAGGAATTGTCCGGCAGCCTGATTGCGAGCGGCTTCCCGACCGAGCGTACCCGCGCTCTGCCGGCCAATCTGGCGGGCATTCAGGCGCTGGCTCCGCAGGTGCGCAATATCCGCACGGCGGGCTCGGCTGCGCTGCACATGGCTTATGTCGCAGCCGGAAGGCTGACCGGATTCTGGGAGCTGAATCTCAATGCATGGGATTTGGCGGCAGGCAGTCTGCTTATTCGTGAATCCGGCGGACAGATCACCGACACGCACGGACAGCCGTATCATCTGGGCGTGCGCGATGTCGTCGCGAGCAACGGCGCCATCCATAACGCCTTCATCGGAGCGTTGGAGGCGGCGGAAGCGCAAGGGTAA
- a CDS encoding sulfatase family protein — protein sequence MTTASYRRPNILFVMSDDHASHAMSCYGSRINETPHIDRIANEGIRFDNCFCTNSICSPSRASILTGTYNHLNGVKSIDDHFDGRQQTFPKLLQQHGYQTAIVGKWHLGHGGHANPTGFDHWSVLDGQGEYFNSEFLEANGSRRIEGYVTDVIADLSLDWLRKRDPDKPFMLMCHHKAPHRPWQPDERHSRMYEDVEIPYPETFDDDYANRSQAAVEAKMRIGRDMVTTDTKGDPPEGLTEEEVKRWKYQRYIKDYLRCVASIDDNVGRLLDYLDEEGIAEDTIVIYTSDQGFFLGDHGWFDKRFMYEESLRMPFIVRYPRAIAPGSVTEAMALNVDFAQTFLDYAQIEAPAGMQGYSLRPIWEGETPADWRTSMYYRYWMHLDEHHSVYSHYGIRTHRYKLIYYYAQALGTPGSVDENRPPEWELFDLEQDPCEMRNVYGEPGYEAVVSELKAELHRLQAEVLDTPVEEVS from the coding sequence ATGACGACCGCATCATACCGAAGACCGAACATATTATTTGTGATGTCAGATGACCATGCTTCCCACGCGATGAGCTGTTACGGCAGCCGCATCAACGAGACGCCTCATATCGACCGGATTGCGAATGAAGGGATCCGCTTCGACAACTGCTTTTGCACCAATTCGATTTGTTCACCGAGCCGGGCCTCTATCTTGACAGGGACCTACAACCATCTCAATGGAGTGAAATCGATCGACGATCATTTCGACGGAAGACAGCAGACGTTCCCGAAGCTGCTTCAGCAGCACGGATACCAGACGGCGATTGTCGGCAAATGGCATCTCGGACATGGAGGCCATGCCAATCCGACCGGCTTCGATCATTGGAGCGTCCTCGACGGGCAGGGCGAATATTTTAATTCCGAGTTCCTGGAGGCGAATGGCAGCCGCCGCATCGAAGGTTATGTAACCGATGTCATCGCAGACCTGTCGTTGGATTGGCTGCGGAAGCGGGACCCAGACAAGCCGTTCATGCTGATGTGCCATCATAAGGCGCCGCATCGGCCTTGGCAGCCGGATGAACGCCACAGCCGCATGTACGAGGACGTGGAGATCCCGTACCCGGAAACGTTCGATGACGATTACGCCAATCGCTCGCAAGCTGCTGTCGAAGCGAAAATGCGAATTGGGCGCGATATGGTCACGACCGATACGAAGGGAGATCCGCCGGAAGGGCTGACGGAGGAGGAAGTGAAGCGGTGGAAGTATCAGCGCTACATTAAGGACTATCTGCGCTGCGTGGCGTCGATTGACGACAATGTGGGACGGCTGCTCGATTATTTGGACGAGGAAGGAATTGCGGAGGATACCATCGTCATCTACACCTCCGATCAAGGCTTCTTCCTCGGCGATCACGGCTGGTTCGACAAGCGGTTCATGTACGAGGAGTCGCTGCGCATGCCGTTCATTGTCCGTTACCCGCGTGCGATTGCTCCGGGCAGCGTGACCGAGGCGATGGCGCTGAACGTTGATTTCGCGCAGACCTTCCTGGACTATGCGCAGATCGAGGCGCCTGCGGGCATGCAGGGATATTCCCTCCGGCCGATATGGGAAGGGGAGACGCCTGCCGATTGGCGGACCTCAATGTATTACCGGTATTGGATGCACCTGGACGAGCATCACAGCGTCTATTCGCATTACGGCATTCGAACGCACCGGTATAAGCTGATTTACTATTATGCGCAGGCTTTGGGCACGCCGGGTTCGGTCGACGAGAATCGGCCTCCGGAGTGGGAACTGTTCGATCTTGAGCAGGATCCTTGCGAAATGCGCAACGTATACGGTGAGCCCGGCTATGAGGCGGTGGTGAGCGAATTGAAGGCAGAGCTTCACCGGCTGCAGGCGGAAGTGCTCGATACGCCAGTTGAGGAAGTATCCTGA
- a CDS encoding C39 family peptidase, which yields MPQFVRRLNRWLLFLILLALCAFPIQFLFASKFKEGGLSFSFGMPTDDIVLMLHSNTAYVGRYLVPIDERENKASPYQQSGETLVPARFLASKLEAELAYDEAKGTITFTKDEARVTYRLNKPEVKIAGATSPVKTTPHVKDGLTYVPLRPVSEALGRNIYARDGVIALRNRDDAPDEAEWNDWRKELSQYIDYDTFGPYGVQLGGRFERVFRRWEDAVAYARQAPGRRVTYRGQHVMWDPEKPAPKSFRYNGAPLILQLPELPRGCEVTALAMLLKTADVDVDKMELAREIRRDPTPYKKTGGKVHFGNPHKGFVGDMYTFANPGLGVYHEPIAELAERYLPGRIADLTGTSVEHLLWIVGQGTPVWVIHTTMYDEVPDKYWVTWETPDGPVRVTYFEHSFIVTGYDEKYVYINDPLGRRDRIGRSAFQRGWEQMGSQAITYLPPEESVE from the coding sequence TTGCCACAATTCGTTCGGCGGCTCAATCGCTGGCTGCTGTTCCTGATATTACTGGCGCTGTGCGCCTTTCCGATACAATTCCTGTTCGCCTCCAAATTCAAAGAGGGCGGGCTGTCCTTCTCGTTCGGCATGCCTACGGACGATATCGTCCTCATGCTGCACAGCAATACCGCCTACGTCGGCCGCTACCTCGTTCCGATCGATGAGCGGGAGAACAAGGCATCGCCATACCAGCAATCTGGCGAGACCCTGGTTCCCGCCCGCTTCCTCGCTTCGAAGCTGGAGGCCGAACTGGCCTATGATGAAGCCAAAGGCACGATCACCTTCACCAAAGACGAAGCGCGGGTCACCTACCGGCTGAACAAGCCGGAAGTCAAGATTGCGGGAGCCACGTCCCCGGTCAAGACGACCCCGCACGTCAAGGACGGGTTGACGTACGTGCCGCTTCGCCCGGTCAGCGAGGCGCTCGGGCGCAATATTTACGCCCGGGACGGCGTGATCGCGCTCAGGAATCGCGATGATGCGCCAGATGAGGCAGAGTGGAATGACTGGCGGAAGGAATTGTCCCAATACATCGACTATGATACGTTCGGGCCCTATGGCGTCCAGCTTGGCGGGCGCTTCGAGCGCGTCTTCCGCCGCTGGGAAGACGCCGTCGCTTACGCCCGGCAGGCGCCCGGACGCCGGGTAACCTATCGCGGGCAGCATGTCATGTGGGACCCGGAGAAGCCGGCGCCGAAGTCGTTCCGCTACAACGGGGCGCCGCTCATTCTGCAGTTGCCGGAGCTGCCGCGCGGCTGCGAAGTGACTGCCCTGGCTATGCTGCTGAAGACGGCGGATGTCGACGTCGACAAGATGGAGCTCGCCCGGGAGATCCGCCGGGACCCGACGCCGTATAAGAAAACTGGCGGCAAGGTACACTTCGGCAATCCGCATAAGGGATTCGTCGGTGACATGTACACCTTCGCCAACCCGGGACTCGGCGTCTACCATGAGCCGATTGCCGAGCTGGCCGAACGCTACCTGCCGGGCCGCATTGCCGACTTGACCGGCACGTCGGTCGAGCACCTGCTGTGGATCGTCGGGCAGGGCACCCCGGTCTGGGTCATTCACACGACGATGTATGATGAGGTGCCGGATAAATATTGGGTCACATGGGAGACCCCGGACGGCCCGGTGCGCGTCACCTACTTCGAGCATTCCTTCATCGTCACGGGCTATGACGAGAAATATGTCTATATCAATGATCCGCTCGGCCGGCGCGATCGCATCGGACGTTCCGCCTTCCAGAGAGGCTGGGAGCAGATGGGGAGCCAGGCCATCACCTATTTGCCGCCGGAAGAGTCCGTGGAATGA
- a CDS encoding RNA polymerase sigma factor, translated as MGKVEGLLTDREFFERYNTEVYRTCYYMLRDASDAEDICQEVFVKALTSGWRQVEHLKTWLMRIAVNHCLNHLRRSKTRRMKEKVLLLFQREQVEPSVHAVVEQQETEDEWKRRMARLPDKIRVVVTLRFTNDLALKDIADILDIPVGTVKSRLNRGLKLMKAMLEESGQLEPEGIGRPGDNSIHNQVRDRKEGANNEQGDTRGDGPCPAARR; from the coding sequence ATGGGAAAGGTGGAGGGCCTGTTGACGGACAGGGAGTTTTTCGAGCGGTACAACACGGAAGTGTACAGGACCTGCTACTATATGCTGCGCGATGCGTCAGATGCGGAGGATATATGCCAAGAGGTGTTCGTAAAGGCGTTAACCTCGGGATGGCGGCAGGTGGAGCACCTCAAAACATGGCTTATGCGCATCGCCGTCAACCACTGCTTGAACCATCTGCGGCGGAGCAAGACGAGACGAATGAAAGAGAAGGTGCTGCTCTTGTTCCAGCGGGAGCAGGTGGAACCGTCGGTGCACGCCGTGGTGGAGCAGCAGGAGACGGAGGATGAATGGAAGCGCCGCATGGCGCGATTGCCGGATAAAATCAGGGTGGTCGTGACCCTTCGCTTCACGAATGATCTGGCGCTTAAGGATATTGCCGACATATTGGATATCCCGGTTGGTACGGTGAAGTCGCGCCTGAATCGGGGCCTGAAGCTGATGAAGGCCATGCTGGAGGAGTCGGGCCAGCTGGAGCCGGAAGGGATAGGAAGGCCGGGAGATAACAGCATACATAACCAGGTTAGAGACAGGAAGGAAGGTGCGAATAATGAGCAAGGAGACACGCGTGGAGACGGACCTTGCCCGGCGGCTCGGCGATGA
- a CDS encoding DUF4179 domain-containing protein, with protein sequence MSKETRVETDLARRLGDEGGHDYPDFDAMWTRIDLARQESEAESARRQGRTMFLRGRRLAVLSAVALVLIATPVLASMSGHWDFTFRPGVKSALNHGFGQTIDKSVTNNGVTFTVDSAMSDDNGTTLLYSFDPGDEEPLEWRFSEVELRTADGEPVVKVNDVQSMRMNWKKGYYSHIWDKENKRYNGFLETPWTFDGKETELQLSVRGLQEYNTKRLPLALDLAETGVQTFPVQDGGIESASIQISREAEGKMVLKSLYTYWDERIANTNLPAILVKKDGKLMERSGTRVGLDNGKWAEQEIYQLDDIHQQNITFELAYMTPGKKIDGEWNLGGLRLNKEKALHASAIRTLDVPVRTTEGEAVVRKLFIRPTGIRVEIEHGNSYSRLPYKGVYLSVGGRKLEGEEWLTDNTGEGSHYVQTYVFDAPPDLRLTADLPMELLLQYEVEEKWDYKQPILLSHISGEKQTLTMDVGEYPVRWTYYKQNGDLYVESESSDERFGGINQTFIRQEDRRIPGHILFDWIPGAGLNDSLNKRVDVYPGFEETEAEMYIFMYLVRHPERELTVKLQ encoded by the coding sequence ATGAGCAAGGAGACACGCGTGGAGACGGACCTTGCCCGGCGGCTCGGCGATGAGGGGGGCCACGACTATCCCGATTTCGATGCGATGTGGACAAGGATTGATCTGGCCAGACAAGAGTCGGAGGCTGAATCTGCAAGACGGCAAGGCCGGACGATGTTCCTGCGCGGACGCCGCTTGGCGGTCTTGTCGGCGGTCGCGCTGGTGCTGATCGCGACGCCGGTGCTGGCTTCCATGTCGGGACATTGGGATTTTACGTTCCGGCCGGGCGTGAAGTCGGCGCTGAACCACGGATTCGGGCAGACGATTGACAAGTCGGTTACGAACAACGGCGTCACATTTACGGTCGATTCGGCCATGTCCGATGACAACGGGACCACGCTGTTATACAGCTTCGATCCGGGGGACGAGGAGCCGCTGGAATGGAGATTCTCCGAGGTGGAATTGCGCACGGCTGACGGGGAACCCGTAGTGAAGGTGAATGATGTTCAATCGATGCGAATGAACTGGAAAAAGGGGTACTACTCACATATTTGGGATAAGGAAAATAAACGATATAACGGTTTTTTGGAAACGCCATGGACCTTCGACGGCAAGGAGACGGAACTGCAGCTTAGCGTGCGGGGACTGCAGGAGTATAACACCAAGCGGTTGCCGCTGGCTCTCGATCTGGCCGAGACTGGCGTGCAGACGTTCCCGGTTCAGGATGGCGGCATTGAATCCGCAAGCATTCAGATTTCGCGGGAAGCGGAAGGGAAAATGGTGCTCAAATCCCTCTATACGTATTGGGATGAGCGGATCGCGAATACGAATCTTCCCGCGATTCTGGTGAAAAAGGACGGGAAGCTCATGGAGCGATCCGGTACACGGGTCGGGCTCGATAACGGCAAGTGGGCGGAGCAAGAGATTTATCAGTTGGACGACATTCATCAGCAAAATATCACGTTCGAGCTCGCCTACATGACGCCGGGCAAGAAGATAGACGGCGAATGGAATCTCGGAGGGCTGCGGCTGAACAAGGAGAAGGCTTTGCATGCATCGGCGATCCGCACCCTGGACGTGCCGGTGCGAACGACGGAGGGAGAGGCCGTCGTCCGCAAGCTGTTCATTCGTCCGACAGGCATTCGGGTCGAGATTGAGCATGGCAATTCATACTCGCGGTTGCCTTATAAGGGCGTCTACTTGTCCGTTGGCGGCCGGAAGCTGGAAGGGGAAGAATGGTTAACGGACAATACGGGCGAGGGATCTCATTATGTGCAGACGTATGTGTTCGACGCTCCGCCTGATCTCCGCCTGACAGCGGATTTGCCGATGGAGTTGCTGCTGCAATATGAAGTAGAGGAAAAATGGGATTACAAACAACCGATCCTTCTTTCACATATTTCGGGCGAAAAGCAGACGTTGACGATGGACGTCGGAGAATATCCGGTGAGGTGGACCTACTACAAGCAGAACGGTGATCTGTATGTAGAAAGCGAAAGCTCGGACGAACGATTCGGCGGAATCAATCAGACGTTCATTCGCCAGGAAGATCGGCGCATCCCCGGACATATCCTGTTCGATTGGATACCAGGCGCCGGACTTAACGATAGCCTCAACAAGCGGGTGGACGTCTATCCCGGCTTTGAAGAAACGGAAGCGGAGATGTATATCTTTATGTATTTGGTCAGACATCCGGAACGGGAGTTAACAGTGAAGCTTCAATAA
- a CDS encoding ABC transporter substrate-binding protein has protein sequence MMRLSAIAQKGLLLLGVVVLLSGCFGSKPVLEELGEEGKGTIKILYYNEDDFYREYGNAFNVKFPNIEFDIVSTKELMDKRRSGEDFDYRSELAKWVDLHKPDVLLLGGDEYEEYAQAGKLFNLEPIIKQEQFDVDGYMPGLIDSLREKGGGSLYGLTPNFLTSVIFYNADLFAEHGIELPRSGLSWQELFDLAARFKGAGTADEPVYGLYAGDGDAAELLDSIARTLKLQRFDAQGESVLLESEGWKQAFRMTADAVRSRTVKVLGAGEAPSYLPSDDLFMNGQAAMVIAGSGLAYNINDPSYSKKAKKFEWGIAPVPVDPANPGESPFASYRETFAISAESANKRAAWEFIKYVAGPERASADAQGILYQLPTRIGYVKDLNGKSAEPLYVLKPMDRKYERTDKKIPKSFDDAYAPLLNEALQAVIDQTSSVDEALANLQQQAQAALQAARSGQ, from the coding sequence ATGATGCGACTATCCGCCATTGCCCAAAAAGGCTTGCTTCTGCTTGGGGTCGTCGTCTTGCTCAGCGGCTGCTTCGGGTCGAAGCCCGTCTTGGAAGAGCTTGGCGAGGAGGGCAAGGGAACGATAAAGATTCTTTATTATAACGAAGATGATTTTTACCGGGAATACGGAAATGCGTTCAACGTCAAGTTCCCCAATATCGAGTTCGATATTGTGAGCACGAAGGAGCTTATGGACAAAAGGAGAAGCGGCGAGGATTTCGATTACCGGAGCGAGCTGGCGAAATGGGTGGATCTCCATAAGCCAGACGTGCTGCTGCTTGGCGGGGACGAGTATGAAGAGTATGCACAGGCGGGCAAGCTGTTCAACCTGGAGCCGATCATCAAGCAGGAGCAGTTCGATGTGGACGGGTACATGCCCGGCTTGATTGACTCGCTGCGGGAGAAGGGGGGAGGCTCGCTTTATGGGCTGACGCCGAATTTCCTCACCAGCGTCATCTTTTATAATGCCGACCTGTTCGCCGAGCACGGCATCGAGCTGCCCCGCAGCGGCCTCTCCTGGCAAGAGCTGTTCGATCTGGCCGCTCGCTTCAAGGGCGCCGGCACGGCCGACGAACCCGTGTATGGATTGTACGCTGGCGATGGCGATGCGGCGGAACTGCTGGACAGCATCGCCCGGACGCTAAAGCTGCAGAGGTTCGACGCGCAAGGGGAGAGCGTGCTGCTGGAATCTGAGGGATGGAAGCAGGCGTTCCGCATGACTGCGGATGCGGTCCGCAGCCGTACGGTGAAGGTGCTTGGGGCGGGCGAGGCCCCGAGCTATCTCCCGTCCGATGATCTCTTCATGAACGGGCAGGCCGCCATGGTCATCGCGGGTTCAGGCTTGGCCTACAACATTAACGATCCATCGTACAGCAAGAAGGCGAAGAAGTTCGAATGGGGCATAGCGCCGGTCCCCGTAGACCCCGCGAATCCCGGAGAATCGCCATTTGCGTCTTATCGAGAGACGTTCGCCATATCGGCGGAGTCCGCGAACAAGCGGGCGGCTTGGGAATTCATCAAGTATGTCGCCGGGCCGGAGAGAGCAAGCGCGGATGCGCAAGGCATATTGTATCAGCTGCCGACTCGCATCGGCTACGTCAAGGACCTCAACGGGAAAAGCGCGGAACCGTTATACGTGCTGAAGCCGATGGATCGGAAATATGAACGCACAGACAAGAAGATTCCCAAGTCTTTTGACGACGCTTATGCGCCCCTGCTGAACGAAGCGCTGCAAGCCGTGATCGATCAGACGAGTTCGGTGGACGAGGCGTTGGCGAATCTGCAGCAGCAGGCGCAAGCGGCGCTTCAGGCGGCCCGCAGCGGCCAGTAG
- a CDS encoding ABC transporter substrate-binding protein yields MRLSGKWKITGLLLSIAILLNGCMAGKPVQDELEEDAPGSLKIWYPDVEPFHTKYGQMFAAKFPGIQVDVLQAREWLEEARQEDYEKELKRLIELHKPDVLLLDQDEYEVLARAGKLYNLDPAIMQDQFDLNGYMPGVIDMLREKGDGSLYGLAPFIRPRVLYYNADLFKENSIDPPSNKMQWPDTFALAARFANTGTEDAPVYGLIGNEAHDVLSQVALTLDLQLFDAKGENVVLQSEGWKQAFQIAADAIRSKAISVRSPKEAGEGPEGYGYFLAINKFLNGEAAMLFSDHYFASQLRSKAKTFDWGMVTVPINPARPDESTSVSVPQILAIAADSPRKQAAWNLIRFINGPEVAKARSRTAGSDLPAITDYVSGGDRADTEVFYMLKPAPQHNERVMKRVPDSFYEAYSLLANEALQSVIDNEKPVDEALAELEQKAQAVLESARSKAQEAHQGR; encoded by the coding sequence ATGAGGTTATCAGGTAAATGGAAGATAACGGGGCTGCTGCTTAGTATTGCGATCCTGTTGAATGGTTGCATGGCAGGCAAGCCCGTACAGGACGAGCTGGAGGAGGACGCCCCCGGCAGTCTGAAAATATGGTACCCGGATGTGGAGCCGTTCCATACCAAATATGGGCAAATGTTCGCCGCCAAGTTCCCGGGCATCCAGGTGGACGTGCTGCAGGCGCGAGAATGGTTAGAAGAGGCGCGGCAAGAGGATTACGAGAAGGAACTGAAGAGGCTTATCGAATTGCATAAGCCGGATGTGCTGCTGCTGGATCAGGATGAATATGAAGTACTGGCCCGGGCGGGCAAGCTGTATAATCTGGATCCGGCAATCATGCAGGACCAATTCGATCTGAACGGATATATGCCGGGCGTGATCGACATGCTGCGGGAAAAGGGGGACGGTTCGCTCTATGGGCTGGCTCCATTCATCCGGCCGCGGGTCCTGTATTACAATGCGGATTTGTTCAAAGAGAACAGCATCGATCCCCCTTCCAACAAGATGCAGTGGCCTGACACATTCGCGCTGGCGGCTCGGTTCGCGAATACCGGGACAGAGGACGCCCCCGTCTATGGCCTGATTGGCAATGAAGCTCACGATGTGCTGTCCCAGGTTGCGTTGACCCTGGATCTGCAATTATTCGATGCGAAAGGCGAGAACGTCGTGCTGCAATCGGAAGGATGGAAGCAGGCCTTCCAGATCGCGGCCGATGCGATCCGGAGCAAGGCGATTTCGGTCCGTTCCCCGAAGGAAGCGGGGGAGGGCCCGGAAGGTTACGGTTATTTCCTCGCCATAAATAAGTTCCTGAACGGCGAAGCGGCGATGTTGTTCAGTGATCATTACTTTGCTTCCCAGCTCCGCAGCAAAGCGAAGACCTTCGACTGGGGCATGGTCACAGTTCCGATCAATCCGGCGCGGCCCGATGAATCGACTTCGGTCTCCGTGCCCCAGATACTGGCTATCGCCGCGGATTCTCCCCGCAAGCAGGCGGCTTGGAACCTTATCCGCTTCATCAACGGACCGGAGGTGGCCAAGGCCAGATCGCGTACGGCCGGAAGCGACCTGCCGGCGATAACCGATTATGTCTCCGGCGGCGATCGCGCCGATACGGAGGTGTTCTATATGCTGAAGCCGGCGCCTCAACATAACGAACGCGTGATGAAGCGGGTTCCGGACAGCTTCTATGAGGCGTATTCATTGCTGGCGAATGAAGCGCTGCAATCCGTGATCGATAACGAGAAGCCGGTGGATGAGGCGCTGGCCGAACTGGAGCAGAAGGCGCAGGCCGTGCTGGAGTCGGCCCGCAGCAAGGCGCAGGAGGCGCATCAAGGCAGATGA